The proteins below come from a single Roseiflexus sp. RS-1 genomic window:
- a CDS encoding DUF4058 family protein, with the protein MPGPFPGMDPYLERRDLWPDVHQSLITYSRDALQPQIRPRYHARIGERLYVIPPHRSIYPDVTVTQRPLAEAPGEGRDVAVLTADAPVVIAVAPEEVREPFIEILDLTRGGRVVTVIEVLSPANKTPGEGHEAYRRKQEETLASDTHLVEIDLLRQGLPTVAIPPHYLIPYQPWHYVICISRAGRRERFEVYVRTIRQRLPRIAIPLHPPDPDAVLDVQAVLERCYEHGAYSDLIDYRLDPDVALPAEEVAWVDAHLRQQGLRP; encoded by the coding sequence ATGCCAGGACCATTTCCCGGAATGGATCCCTACCTGGAACGCCGCGACCTCTGGCCCGACGTCCATCAGAGCCTGATAACGTATAGCAGAGATGCGCTCCAGCCGCAGATCCGTCCCCGCTATCACGCGCGCATCGGGGAGCGCCTCTATGTCATCCCGCCGCACCGGTCTATCTATCCGGATGTGACCGTCACGCAGCGTCCGCTGGCAGAAGCGCCGGGAGAAGGACGCGACGTGGCGGTGCTGACGGCTGATGCGCCGGTGGTCATCGCCGTCGCGCCGGAAGAGGTGCGCGAGCCGTTCATCGAGATTCTCGACCTGACCCGGGGCGGGCGCGTCGTCACGGTGATCGAGGTGCTCAGCCCCGCCAACAAAACGCCTGGCGAAGGGCACGAAGCGTATCGCCGCAAGCAGGAAGAGACGCTCGCCAGCGACACCCATCTGGTGGAGATCGACCTGTTGCGCCAGGGACTGCCCACGGTGGCGATTCCGCCGCACTATCTGATCCCCTATCAACCGTGGCACTACGTCATCTGCATCAGCCGGGCGGGGCGCCGCGAGCGGTTCGAGGTGTATGTGCGCACGATCCGGCAGCGCCTGCCGCGGATTGCCATTCCGCTGCACCCGCCGGACCCGGACGCCGTCTTAGACGTGCAGGCGGTGTTGGAGCGCTGCTACGAGCACGGCGCCTACAGCGACCTGATCGATTATCGTCTCGATCCCGACGTCGCGCTGCCCGCCGAAGAGGTCGCCTGGGTGGATGCACATCTGCGCCAGCAGGGGCTTCGCCCGTAG
- a CDS encoding PAS domain S-box protein, producing MSSETITRLEAENAALRQRINELEMRLEAYHTGNAMLRTTGHTGAFNEFQGFRTTVERASQGIVIVHLEGVITYVNSAFCALTGYHALVGRHISTLYFEYDLPLLDRGLQKVRYDGIWQDNISLRRSDGAAIPVHIDAFLICDDAGQPAAITVIVEDLTEELRREERLRLFEALVENAPDAIGVANVRGNVIYANTAYQTLTGCGDQLIGMNAFDGIVEHDRQAVRTALARLEDNNAVVLDIRIQRRDGGIAPVSAAMYAQRSPRDEVWLIGFLRDISDQKRAEAERFALQQQVIEAQRAAIRELSTPLIPISETAVIMPLVGAIDSARAQQIIDTLLEGVAAHRADVAIVDITGVQVVDTQVASALVRAAQAVRLLGAQVILTGIKPQVAQTLVQLGVSLEGIRTTGSLQTGIRLALDHDAIRRKGAGR from the coding sequence ATGTCATCCGAAACTATAACCAGGCTTGAAGCTGAAAACGCCGCGTTGCGTCAGCGTATCAACGAATTGGAAATGCGCCTCGAAGCGTATCACACGGGCAACGCCATGCTCCGTACAACCGGTCACACCGGCGCCTTCAATGAGTTTCAAGGATTTCGTACTACGGTCGAGCGTGCATCACAGGGCATTGTGATCGTTCATCTCGAAGGCGTCATCACCTATGTCAATTCTGCATTTTGTGCATTGACTGGCTATCATGCACTTGTCGGCAGGCATATAAGCACGCTCTATTTCGAGTACGATCTCCCATTGCTGGACAGGGGCTTGCAGAAAGTCAGGTACGATGGCATCTGGCAGGACAACATCTCGTTGCGCCGCAGCGATGGCGCTGCTATCCCGGTGCATATCGACGCTTTTCTCATCTGTGATGATGCCGGACAACCGGCGGCGATAACCGTCATTGTCGAGGATCTGACCGAAGAACTCCGGCGTGAGGAGCGGCTGCGCCTGTTCGAGGCGCTGGTCGAAAACGCCCCCGATGCCATCGGCGTCGCTAATGTCAGGGGCAATGTTATCTACGCCAACACTGCGTATCAGACGTTGACCGGCTGTGGCGACCAGCTCATCGGCATGAATGCCTTCGATGGCATCGTAGAACATGATCGCCAGGCAGTGCGCACAGCGCTGGCGCGTCTGGAGGACAATAACGCAGTTGTGCTCGACATTCGCATCCAGCGCAGGGACGGCGGCATTGCGCCGGTGTCGGCAGCGATGTATGCGCAGCGATCTCCGCGCGACGAGGTGTGGCTCATCGGCTTCCTGCGCGACATCAGCGACCAGAAACGCGCCGAGGCGGAACGCTTCGCGCTCCAGCAGCAGGTGATCGAGGCGCAGCGCGCCGCCATCCGCGAACTCTCCACCCCGCTCATTCCGATCAGTGAGACGGCGGTGATTATGCCGCTGGTCGGCGCCATCGACAGCGCGCGGGCGCAGCAGATCATCGACACCCTGCTCGAAGGGGTCGCCGCCCATCGCGCGGACGTGGCGATTGTTGACATCACCGGGGTGCAGGTGGTCGATACGCAGGTCGCCAGTGCGCTGGTGCGCGCCGCACAGGCGGTGCGGCTGCTGGGGGCGCAGGTGATCCTGACCGGCATCAAGCCGCAGGTGGCGCAGACGCTGGTGCAGTTGGGGGTCAGTCTGGAAGGCATCCGCACCACCGGGTCGCTCCAGACCGGCATACGTCTGGCGCTGGATCACGATGCCATCCGGCGAAAGGGCGCCGGACGCTAA
- a CDS encoding stage II sporulation protein M: MLVEDFINRRKASWERLSTIIERSRRGGLAALEDEEIAELGRLYRSATSDLAIARRDFSGHRVVDYLNGLVARAHAEVYQRRADRSSGLVRYFATDLPRTFRETWVYSLASLLMFLIPALIGFFVTLNDPPSGSLLIPGVEEVINDIRAGREWWKSINDDGRAASAALITTNNIRVAILAFAGGVLLGILTLFVLAQNGLLLGVVAGAAQAYGFSSNLWGFVAAHGVIELSVIIIAGGAGLQLGWAVARPGLITRRTALVLAARRAVRLILGCALLLVVAGVIEGFISPSDLPLTVKLAVAVLSGAALYAYLLLAGRERKRD; this comes from the coding sequence ATGCTCGTCGAAGATTTCATCAATCGGAGAAAAGCGTCGTGGGAACGCCTGAGCACAATCATTGAACGTTCGCGTCGTGGCGGGTTGGCGGCGCTTGAAGATGAAGAGATCGCCGAGTTAGGACGCCTGTACCGCAGCGCGACGTCGGATCTGGCGATCGCGCGCCGCGATTTTTCCGGGCATCGTGTGGTGGATTACCTCAACGGTCTGGTGGCGCGTGCTCACGCAGAAGTGTATCAGCGACGCGCGGATCGCAGCAGCGGGCTGGTGCGCTACTTCGCCACCGATCTGCCGCGGACATTCCGGGAAACGTGGGTTTACTCGCTTGCGTCGCTGTTGATGTTTTTGATACCGGCGCTGATCGGCTTTTTTGTCACCCTGAACGATCCGCCCTCTGGATCATTGCTGATTCCCGGCGTCGAAGAAGTCATCAACGACATTCGTGCCGGGCGCGAGTGGTGGAAGTCGATCAACGACGACGGGCGCGCCGCATCGGCAGCGCTGATCACCACCAACAACATCCGTGTAGCCATCCTGGCGTTTGCTGGCGGGGTATTGCTCGGTATACTCACGTTGTTCGTGCTGGCGCAGAATGGACTGCTTCTGGGAGTTGTGGCAGGAGCGGCGCAGGCATACGGATTCAGCAGCAATCTGTGGGGATTCGTCGCAGCGCACGGGGTGATCGAACTGAGCGTGATCATCATCGCAGGCGGCGCAGGATTGCAACTCGGGTGGGCAGTCGCCCGTCCAGGATTGATCACCCGGCGCACGGCGCTCGTACTGGCAGCGCGCCGGGCAGTACGTCTGATACTCGGTTGTGCGCTGCTATTGGTCGTTGCAGGTGTGATCGAGGGGTTCATCTCACCGTCGGATTTGCCGCTGACGGTCAAACTGGCGGTCGCGGTTCTCAGCGGGGCGGCGCTGTACGCATACCTCTTGCTGGCAGGACGGGAGCGCAAAAGAGATTAG
- a CDS encoding type I phosphomannose isomerase catalytic subunit, with protein sequence MSQTHLYPLITRPRFAHPIWGGTFLAEWLDLPPPRPERLGEIWLVYDTNPIIEGPLAGKTLAQVTDTFGAALVGERTMARYGADFPLLAKFIDAADRLSIQVHPDDAYAHTYEAATGFHGKTEAWHILHATQGADVVYGLARFSNRAELAAAIAAGELEPLLHRLPVAPGDTVFVPAGTLHAINAGIVLFEIQQKSDLTYRVYDYGRIDATTGQPRALHIDKALDVTDYAPALRGVVPPLSLAEGRDLLVACASFALERLTIAAPVDYLVDPATFEILTIIEGSTTLRWDSGARALRRGEAVVIPACLGGYALLPTDDVRILRAYVPDLDALRYEFAQRGVDAGRVAQTVVEC encoded by the coding sequence GTGTCACAAACCCACCTGTATCCGCTCATCACCCGTCCGCGCTTTGCGCATCCGATCTGGGGCGGAACGTTCCTTGCCGAATGGCTCGACCTGCCGCCGCCACGCCCCGAACGCCTGGGTGAGATCTGGCTGGTGTACGATACGAATCCGATCATCGAGGGACCGCTGGCAGGGAAGACGCTGGCACAGGTGACCGATACCTTTGGAGCGGCGCTGGTCGGCGAACGCACCATGGCGAGGTATGGCGCCGATTTTCCGCTGCTCGCCAAGTTCATTGATGCAGCGGATCGCCTTTCCATTCAGGTGCATCCTGACGACGCCTATGCGCACACATACGAAGCCGCCACCGGTTTTCACGGCAAAACTGAAGCCTGGCACATCCTGCACGCCACGCAAGGCGCCGATGTTGTGTACGGTCTGGCGCGCTTCAGCAACCGTGCGGAACTCGCTGCGGCGATTGCTGCCGGAGAACTGGAGCCGTTGTTGCACCGATTGCCGGTTGCGCCTGGCGATACCGTCTTCGTGCCAGCGGGGACGTTGCACGCAATCAATGCCGGGATCGTGCTATTCGAGATTCAGCAAAAATCGGATCTCACGTACCGGGTGTACGATTATGGACGAATCGACGCCACAACGGGTCAACCGCGCGCATTGCACATCGACAAAGCGCTCGACGTGACCGACTACGCGCCTGCGCTGCGCGGCGTTGTGCCGCCATTGTCACTGGCAGAAGGGCGCGATCTGCTGGTCGCGTGCGCTTCCTTCGCGCTCGAACGCCTGACGATCGCGGCGCCGGTCGACTATCTGGTCGATCCAGCGACGTTCGAGATTCTGACGATCATTGAGGGGTCCACGACGCTGCGCTGGGATAGCGGCGCCCGCGCTTTGCGGCGTGGTGAGGCAGTTGTCATCCCGGCGTGTCTGGGTGGATACGCCCTCTTGCCGACGGATGACGTGCGGATACTGCGGGCATACGTGCCAGACCTGGATGCGCTACGATACGAATTTGCGCAGCGCGGCGTGGACGCAGGACGAGTGGCGCAGACGGTGGTTGAATGTTGA
- a CDS encoding IS110-like element ISRfsp2 family transposase, protein MASRESLFIGIDVSKQTLDVAFGADPHAPRETIPSTDEGVQLLVTRLQRLQPTLIVLEATGGLERMVFAQLLQAGLPTARVQPRRVRALAHAEGRQAKTDRLDARLLARFAERVRPPHHQATDEQRASLRDLLVRREQVIQMRTAEINRLTAAAPNLRPGIQQHIDWLDQEIRALEQERDNEAERTDEVRRKRELLESVPGIGAITALNLLLRLPELGTINRKEAAAFVGVAPYANQSGAQHKPRHISGGRRDVRSVLYMATLAATRRRLVRRAFDQRLCQAGKPRKVAIVAAMRKLLTILGAILRQQKPWDPAVHTSAP, encoded by the coding sequence ATGGCTTCCCGTGAGTCGCTCTTTATCGGCATTGATGTCTCCAAACAGACGCTGGATGTGGCGTTTGGCGCCGACCCGCACGCGCCACGCGAGACGATACCGTCTACCGACGAAGGTGTCCAGCTCCTGGTCACGCGACTCCAGCGCCTGCAGCCGACCCTGATTGTGCTGGAGGCGACCGGCGGGCTGGAGCGCATGGTGTTCGCCCAACTGCTCCAGGCTGGCTTGCCGACGGCGCGGGTGCAGCCACGCCGCGTGCGCGCCCTGGCGCACGCGGAAGGACGCCAGGCGAAGACCGACCGCCTGGATGCCCGGTTGCTCGCCCGCTTTGCCGAACGGGTGCGCCCGCCGCACCACCAAGCGACGGACGAGCAGCGCGCATCCTTGCGCGACCTGCTGGTCCGGCGGGAGCAGGTGATTCAGATGCGGACGGCTGAGATCAATCGGTTGACGGCTGCCGCGCCGAACCTCCGCCCGGGCATCCAGCAGCATATTGATTGGCTGGATCAGGAGATCCGTGCGCTTGAGCAGGAACGCGACAACGAGGCGGAGCGCACCGACGAGGTGCGCCGGAAACGGGAGCTGCTCGAAAGCGTGCCCGGCATCGGCGCGATCACCGCACTGAACCTGCTGCTCCGCCTGCCCGAACTGGGGACCATCAATCGCAAGGAAGCGGCGGCCTTTGTGGGCGTTGCGCCGTATGCCAATCAGAGCGGCGCACAGCACAAACCCCGGCATATCTCCGGCGGCAGGAGGGATGTGCGCAGCGTGTTGTACATGGCGACCCTGGCGGCCACGCGGCGCCGTCTGGTCAGGCGCGCCTTCGATCAGCGCCTGTGTCAAGCTGGCAAGCCGCGCAAGGTCGCCATCGTCGCTGCGATGCGCAAGCTGCTGACTATTCTCGGCGCAATATTGCGTCAGCAAAAGCCCTGGGATCCGGCTGTGCATACGAGCGCCCCTTGA
- a CDS encoding thymidine kinase, translating into MTRLLGGRIEVICGCMFSGKTEELIRRLNHVRLARQRLIAFTPRRDTRYRLGSLVSHNGLSVEARVIDSIRDIPAYLDSDVDVVAVDELHLLDDPPDAAREVCQQLADRGLRVIVAGLDQDFRAQPFPAMAQLMAVAEQVDKLYAICVRCGAYATRSQRLIDGKPAPADAPTIVVGGQELYEARCRACYEPAQ; encoded by the coding sequence ATGACACGCCTGTTGGGGGGCCGCATTGAGGTGATCTGCGGCTGTATGTTCAGCGGTAAGACCGAAGAACTGATCCGCCGTCTCAACCATGTCCGGCTTGCACGTCAGCGCCTGATCGCCTTTACGCCACGCCGCGATACGCGCTACCGGCTCGGCAGCCTGGTGAGTCACAATGGTCTCTCGGTCGAAGCGCGCGTGATCGACTCGATCCGCGATATTCCGGCGTACCTTGATAGCGATGTCGATGTGGTGGCGGTCGATGAACTGCACCTGCTCGATGATCCGCCCGATGCGGCGCGCGAGGTCTGCCAGCAACTGGCAGACCGTGGCTTGCGGGTCATCGTCGCCGGGCTGGATCAGGACTTTCGCGCGCAGCCGTTCCCGGCAATGGCACAGTTGATGGCAGTGGCTGAACAGGTCGACAAGTTGTACGCAATCTGCGTGCGGTGCGGCGCCTATGCGACCCGTTCCCAACGCCTGATCGACGGCAAACCGGCGCCTGCCGACGCGCCGACGATTGTTGTCGGCGGGCAGGAACTGTACGAAGCGCGCTGCCGTGCCTGCTACGAACCGGCACAGTAA